The Panicum virgatum strain AP13 chromosome 3N, P.virgatum_v5, whole genome shotgun sequence genome includes the window CACGGCATGAAAAACAGCTCGTAGTGTCGTGCCTGGGCCGAAGGCCAGGCACGAAGCCCGCAGCGGCACGGCCCGTGAGGCACGATGGCCCATTAAGGACTGTCCATCACCATGCCGTGCCGGCCCGACATCGTGCTGGGCCAGCCCGTTGGCCATCTATAATAACAAAACAGATTTGCTCTTTATGAACTGATGATTGAGATTCAGTTTTTCTGTCAATCGACATGCAGCGCCATCCGATCGGCGACGGACGTAACAGATCGATTTGTGCTAATCGGGTCTGCCTCCATGAGTTTATGCGCCCGTTTACCAATTTATCGGGTCCTGCTATTGACCGACGCCCCCGTGAATCAAATCGCCGCTCCACGGTGGTGCTTCCGGCACCATAGCCTAGGTGGGCTCAAGGACGAGACCTTCGCGCACTGCGATGGGCGTGCAGATCAATAGGCATCATATCTCCTAGATCCAAGCCATATATTCTAATTGCCTTTATTTTTCAGCTAAATATTTGTTCAATGGTAGGTAATGCAGCGTCGATAATAGATTCATGTTTGCCACCAGTCTTTCAAAAGCATTCATTCATATATGGATAGAGTGTGCCAATGACCAATATTTCATTTGAAAGGATTTTGAATATCACGTGAAATTTAACTAGATAAAGTTAAGATGATGTATCGCATTACTCGCATCAACCATCAAAGGGTATCAATCATCAAATCCATTGTACACTTTTTATTACGTACACGTACTAATAATCTAACAATATTATGGTAGGATATCCCACAAACATAGGAGTAGAGGATACCCAGCTCAGCCCTACGGAAACGCCGCCAGAACCAGTTGATTCCCATGGATCCAATCCAGCTCGGGAATCAAGCCATGGCGGGCGCCGCCATCCTCCCCAGCTCGCGGAAACGACCGAGGGGGTGCAAGCACGCGCCGCTCTCCCTTCCGCTCGACCTCCTACCGGAGATCGCGGCGCGCTCCGACCCGGCCACCCTCGTGCGCTGCGCCGCCACGTGcaaggagctccgccgccacatCGCCGACCCGGCCTTCCGCgccagcctccgcctccgccgccacgccgacCAGCGGTTCGTCCGCCCCTCCCTCCTGCGCGGCGGCCTGGTCGACAGGTGGAATGGCAACCTGATGCTCGTCGACGACGCCACGGCGGAGGTCACCGggctgctccgcgccgccgcgtgcttCCCCCGGGGCGCAGATGGAaaggccgccgccacgcgcacTGCCGGCCGCTGGCGGCTCGCGACGGTCTTATCCTCTTCCAATGCATGGTTGACCGGGGGTCTGAAGAGAAGCTATGCATGtaccgccccgccaccggccgTAGCCAAGCCCTGCGCCCCTGCCTCCGGGACCGAGGATCCCGGGCCAGTATGTCCTGCTCGTcggcgacagcgacggcggcgccgttgGCCGGCCGTTCCAAGTTCTCAAGGCCTGCTTCGTGACTCCGCCGGGCGGCTGGCGCTCTCTGCAGATCCACGCATTGTCGTCGGAGCAAGGCACGTGGGCCCCTCGCGCCCGGAGCTCGAGCCCCCTGATCATGCACGGGGACGAGGAGCTGCAGCGCCCGGGGAACCCCGTCGTCGTCGGGGACACCGTGCAGTGGCTGTACCACCTGAACCGGAGCTACTACGTCCTCAAGCTCCACGTCGGGGCGGCGAGGGTGACCTTCGGAGCTCCCCAAGAGCTTCCACCGCGCGTGCAGGTCTCTCCCTCCCCGCGACAGGACGGCGCAGATCCTCATGGCGACGTCGCCGTCGGGCAGGAGCCCCGTCGTGCTCGTCGTCAACTATGACATCGTGTCTGCTTGGGCGCAGTCGGAGCGGACGGGGAAGTGGACCAAGCGGCCGGAGTTGGTCAGGGATTGCGGGGTGATGAAGGGGAGGGTAGGGAGCCTGCGGCTGGAGTGGTTCGCCGAGAGGAGCGGCGTCGTGCTCGTCGCAGCGCCAGACTCCAAAACTTTCCTGCTTGATCTCCGGTCCAAGGATATCAGCAAGTGCTGTTATTCCTCAGCTTCTTCAACAATAGCCTACGAGATGGATGTGTCATCTTGGGTGCCAACCTTTACTAAGATTTTCTGATTCATTTTCTTTTCCGATTATTCAACCATAAACGTTCTTTGAGAGAATAATTTTTTAGTAGTGTGTGCATTAAGTTCCTATCGAGATTAAGAGCTCTGAGAAATATCGGCAATGAAAGTTCTATGTTATTTCTTTTTGGCAGAAGCTTGTTTAGTTAGATTGTAGAGCGAGTAAGCCTGGTGTCTATTTTGGAGGAGTGCAACCATGAATTTTGCATGCATTGTCCACGAGCCCTGGAGAAGCCGCGAGAGGCAAGACCATCCTCATAATATCAGTGCACCACGCGTACTTATTTCTAAGACAAGCAATGATTCTTTGAACCCATCAATTGAAATCCAAATCGGAACCTAAATAAATCAATTGGAAATCGAAATTCTAATCTAAACCCGAACAAATCAATATGAATCACAATCGATAACCTAGACAATCGATAACCTTGTGCAGTCACAGCATGGCTGGTATATGGAGTGAAAGAGCAAAAAATTAGTGGTCTCATATAGATCTGggtaaaatttatattacccgtagcaacgcatgAACACTTTAATTAAAAGCCTTTAGCTGATCGATAAAATCTAAGAGCAGAAAGACAAAATATAGGTGGAAGTGGAACTTAGAGCCTATTTAAGAGAGCTTCGGAGTGCTCAGCTCCACGCACTATAGTACTACTTTAGCACcctggagccggagccggagtagTGGATTTGGGACGGCTCCTTCCGGGGGCTCCGGCTCCATGCTATAGTCCTTGCTACTGTGCTCCACTATAGCGATGAAAAAAAAAGCTCCGGCTCCTTGCTACATTTGCCTGGGCAGTAGAAGGAGCAGTTGGAGTTGCATTTCCCTAGCTCCGCACTACAGGATGCTACAGGGATGGAGCTGGAGCCGGAGGGAGCCGTCCCAAACAGGCTCTTTCAGCTCTACCGACTCCCGTCTTTCCTAGTTCGTTTTAGGCTTCAATTTGCGGTTCATCTCATTGCTACAGTGCAAAAAAGTGTCACTGCAGTGCTAGCGTGGAGCTGGAGCCGTATGGGAGGAAGCTCTCCCGAAGGGGCTCTTATTAATCTCGATCGGAGCAGCGGCAGCGAGGTGCATTCCCGGCGTTGCCGAGGGCTGTCATGACGGGCGACCTGTGCGGGTGAGTCTATATGTCGCTAAAGGCGACAGTCCCACCAATCATCACCAGAAGAGATTAATCAGAACAGAATAGATGGGCCGTCAGTCCAGTAATGTAGCCCACACAGTCCGTTTCCTCACGGCTCACATCTCCACAGCTAAAGAGTAGAGAGATTCCATGCATGCAGATTAGGACAACCATGATGATGTCACCTAGATGCATGCTGAATTGAAATAAAAAAGGTATAACAACTAAATCGAGCATCCAGTTTAAATTTGAGTTGCACCAATAACTTTCTTACGATAAGATCTTGAAATCAAGACCACACTTGCCTATATTTGCATAATATTTTAAAGCAAttttttaatactaaataaCTAATTTCGGCTACTGGGAACAAAATACTTAAAGACATGAACAAATTATTATTTTCAATGAATAAAAGATTAAACACGATGAACAAATAATAACATACTATGAATAAAACATTAAACATCGCGAACATTTGAGTTGTATCTGACAAATAATGGAAAATGCATATCACGAAAAAATTAGTCAATAACACCGTACAATTTAGTTTACAAAGAGAACAAATAATTTTGCATCGCAAACAAATTAGTTATTAAAGATGCAAATTAGTCAACGTCGTTGAAAAAATTAATCTACAAAGAGAACAAATACTTTTGCGTAGTGAACAAATACTCCAGCTGTAAACTCATTTgattatataataaataaatagaaaCGATACTAATTATGGAAAAAGATGAATTAAAATTCCTACATGAGATtcgaaaaggaaaaaagataaataaagagaaagaataaataaataaatatgtaTAGAAAGAATGAGAAGTGTAAAAAAGTAAAGGAAAATAAAAGGTTGGAaggaaataaatataaaaaggagaagaaaataaaagaagaaagaaactaAAGATGAAAAAGAAAAGCTTTTGTCGAGTCATGCGCAAATATTATGAATGTAATCAAATAAGAGGCATAAAATAATGCTTGGGCTAGGTCGCTTGCTCAAAGCCTCAAGATCCAgataagaaaaaagaaaataaaataaaaaatatattcttTTACTGGTGAGATCTCACATGCACCGCCTCCTATTGGTCCAACGGACTCATTACCTGCCCATCTCATCATCCGTATATGTGCAGGCTGCAATGAAATTAATTAAATTGGGCCATGTCAGTGTGCACTAACGCGCACAGCAAAGCTGCTTGCTGCATGCGGCCAGCAAAGTGTTACTTGGCTGAATTTAGTCCCGCCGACCTGCCAATTCGTTTCAGGCGATGGATTCATATATTGCAGTGCTGATTTCGGTTAGTTTTGGCTGATTTCGGCTGGTTTATGTGAGAGGAAAGAAGCTGAAAGAAGCCAAAAAAAAGTGAAACGAACGGAGTGATATAtgttgtgttcgcttggctgtggctgatggctggtactgatttattatgagagaaTAGTACTGCTAACTAACTAGTAACTGGTGGCTaatgctgatttagtatgaaagGCTGACAAGCCACAATagtcctcccgcgccgccgcttagGCACCAACGGAGCTATTGGGCCGTAAAGCCTTCGGTCTGGGCATTGTGGGCCGTTTTGCACGTGGATCCAACTTACGTTGGGCCGAGCTTTTGCTCAATCGGACGTGGGTGGTTCATTTCCGCAAAAAGGTAGGGATCCGAGCAAGTGAATGGGCTGTCATGTCGCTGGCCTTACGGCCGTGGATTGGGCCTGAAACGATGTGAACGGGATGAtgggtgggctaagtatacagCTTAAAGAGGAAAACGATCCAGAGTTTTCACAATAACTTTCTGAGAAAGGTACGAACATAAAACTGTTACAACTACTCAGACCTTTCCATCAGTTTTTTTAGCCCCTGTCACATTAAAAAAATCTTACCATTTAGgaatatcaaataaaatttatttataaaacttttttgacagatgggtgctaatttgcgagacgaatctaatgagcctaattaatttatgatttgctgcagtggtgctacagtaaccatccactaattacgaattaatatacctcattagattcgtctcgtaatttagcCCCAGAGTTTtgcagttagttttgtaatcagattttatttaatattaataaatatCAATATTCTCTTGAATGTGACAtagtctaaagtttagcccctggaaccaaacaacctTTTACTGGTATGGTAATGCAATAATTTGAATGTCCCAATCAAAATATAATAAGAATGACCACCGCACTATCTTAGATATCAAgatcttttttttgaaacaccCTTAGAGATCAAGATCAATATACGCATTTagcaacagaaaaaaaaacacacgcaACAGCTTGTGTGGTGTTCTATCTCTACATAAGTACATATACAAGAATTTATTGTGTATACTGTACCTGGCATGCCGACAATGCAAGAATTTATGGGAAGCGTTCGATAAAAAAGAACTTATGGAAAGTGGCCCACAATATATGTGTGATTTAGGAAAAGAAAGATACTGTATCATTTAGGGAACCCAGATGCGATCGGTTTCACACGACAACACGAGCACCAAAAATACCCCCGCTGGCTGACCAGTTATTAAAAAAATCACTAAATTTTGAGGATCCACATGTCAGACCTAACGAATCCGAGGTCCGAACAAGAAGAAATCTCTACCAAAACCACTGAGCCAGcccataaaaaagaaaaaacccaCTGAGCCAGGGGGCTTCATTCAAAACCGCTTCGAGCCATCGACGGAGGGAGAAACAAGCCGCGCAACAGGGCCTGGCGGCTTCTCGTCCAGGCGCGCCAGATTCAGGTAGCAACTCTTATCTCCCCATTTCTTCTTCAGTTCAAAATCATCCACCAATCTCTATACCTCGGTCGCTTACTTCTTCCatccttctttctttttcccGAATTTAACCTGTTTTTAGGAAGAAAGTGCCCTTGCAGCGGATTTCTTTCAGGTTTCAGTTCTTTCTCTGTTTTGCCCCTTCTGTTTCTCGATTGCTAAAATGGTAAATGGTAAAGTTTCGTACCTCCGTATCATAAAAGATACTgaaatcggggggggggggggggcagattTTCTGCATGTTGAGTTCTTGATTACAAGTGAAGTTTTTGGCTTCAGTGGCACTAGGGGAAATTTTCTACATGTTGAGTTGTTGGCTTCAGTAGCACTAGGGGAAATTTTCTACATGTTGAGTTCTTGATTACAAGTAAAGTTCTAGATTAGAAGCAGGACAGGCTTATCACTGGAAAAGAGCTGCAGTGCGGCACTTCATCCTCGAGAGCTTTTAGATAGTGTCAGTGATTGATTTCTGCATGCTGGTGTAACTCTGAAACTATTGTTCGGTGATATGTTCTTAATTTGATTTCTGCGCCAGGAACAGAGTAATGTTAGGGGTCTTGTTTaatcccccccccctccccccccccccccccccccccaaaaaaaaaaaacttgagtgAACATTTAAACCCGCACAAAATTTCCACATGTTTATAACTTTTTTATTTGTAGTGAGTGTTACTACGCATCACTGTATGTTTAGACTGATAAATCTGAACAGCAGTCATAATGTCAACAATTTACGTTTGAAACGAAAGGAAATTTCTTTGCATCATATCACTATCTCAACTTCTCTACTCTGACCATTTCTGAGGCCTCTGTGAAAGCCTGCCATTACGTTAATGGACTTGTTTCCTTGAAGTTGAAGTACTCTGACAAGTGATGACATAAGGCATGCGACTGTTTCCTTGACTAGAGCCTCTGGTTGATTTTAGTGTTCTATTGGTGGAGTTTCTTTTCCAGAACCTATCTGACTATTAAAGAAATGGATTCTTTTCCCCATATTGGGGCACCTGAACTTGTTTATGTGATATATGAAAACAACACCACGCATTAGGTTACTTTCGTAGATTGGAGTAGCCGAGTaggttcttttttcttttatatataAAAGTCTGCATGTAGCAGATGTGGTTAACAAAAGCAGTGTTGTGTTAGGAAGTTGAGCAGATATAAAATCCTGGTCAATTGAGACAAAATGCCTTTGAATGACAAATACTTATACAGCTGCGCATTCTATGGCGATACTTTTCAGAATACTGATGAAGTATCAAAAAAGAATTATATCATGTATTATTTTAATTCAAGATTGTTTTATTTGAGTCACTTATATATCAAGCAGAACAAATTAGTTTGACCCCCCGGAAACCTCATTTGTAGATATTAATTGCTGGTGTAAAATTTAAATCACAATGTTGATGGATGCTTCAATGCAATATTTAAGGTGCTATCCTCGCTTATCTTGCTTCTATCTGCAATACCTTGTCTTAACTGGAGGTGCTACCGTTTCCTTGGAAAAACTCAACAGTTCTGCTAGTGTTTGCTTATTTCCATTTACAGTTCTTATTTCTGTTAATGCTAGGTTGAATCAATCTTTTAGGGTGATATAAAATACAACTGTATGAAGCACAGCTGGGGGACCCATGATTTTGATGGTTCTGAAATTGACAGCAAAGCAACTTCACTTCATAATCAGTTCTCGACGCAGTTATCGCTATCTAGTTCCAACGATGTGACCATGAACAGGGAGGAAATTGCAGCTTCTCAGTGTCCTGACAAGGAGGTTCCATCAGCCATCCTTAATTTGCCACTAAAGAGTTTTAAGCAGGATGCTACTGAGGAGGATGTGATTAGATGGAGGCTTGAAAAGAATGGCTTTCCCTTTGTTCTGTCAGACTCAGAGTGCGGTGATTCTTCATATGATAGTTCTTTCAGCGAACAGTCATCTACAATCAGTACCCCAAGCACACCATTCACAGTACAGTCAGATACTCAGTCTGTGGATCTTGACAAAACAGATATCTGGGTCTCTTCTTTAGATCTTGATGCAGAGGATTCCGCTTTGCTGCCAAGCAAGGAACAGCTTCTTGATGGTCTCAGTTCTGACTTTCCAAGCCCTTCTTTCAGTGCAGTCAGAAGCCTCCAATTTGGTCCTTCCAGTTCTACTCCAGGGACATCGGAGAGGAAAGAAGCCAACGAGTCTGATGAACCAATATTCTGGCCATTTGAGCGCACTGCCTACAACAGCCCTGAATTTGAAAAGTTCCTCAGTTTGTCACCTCGTAGAAACACAATGGATATGGGTTATGCT containing:
- the LOC120663790 gene encoding uncharacterized protein LOC120663790, producing MKHSWGTHDFDGSEIDSKATSLHNQFSTQLSLSSSNDVTMNREEIAASQCPDKEVPSAILNLPLKSFKQDATEEDVIRWRLEKNGFPFVLSDSECGDSSYDSSFSEQSSTISTPSTPFTVQSDTQSVDLDKTDIWVSSLDLDAEDSALLPSKEQLLDGLSSDFPSPSFSAVRSLQFGPSSSTPGTSERKEANESDEPIFWPFERTAYNSPEFEKFLSLSPRRNTMDMGYAEVRQLNPVLQRLRKNKLSSAKKSIEPHRGSANSCPKGTKVSSQEKIQKAPAVPSRLSRTTKASAPSSHQVPINCQRRRPPHLKLGPPRKVSTPKLETDHPLKETGPRGIPNLADKKSRIEELIGLDEFNGHEGIGSDSPDYQFCLWLSPRCHGTTIKHEPSP